From the genome of Nicotiana sylvestris chromosome 2, ASM39365v2, whole genome shotgun sequence, one region includes:
- the LOC104235070 gene encoding BTB/POZ and TAZ domain-containing protein 4-like: protein MDRRNEEFPRERTVPNPPPLPTNLYESRFISPMRRRRHCSIFSATKNKWDCLFDEGYRADLSINTDNGGIIYAHATILGMSSPVFRSMLNSKQSRGHRRSISIRGVPPESVQVFIRFLYSSSYEEDKMQEHALNLLVLSHAYVVPHLKRECERQLLERGLITTDNVVDIFQLALLCDAPRLSLFCHRFMLKHFKAISSSQGWEAMKKSHPVLEKQIFKSVTDEDIRKKERMRKINERKVYMQLYEAMEALVHICKDGCRTIGPCDKVLKKDQTPCKYSACKGLELLIRHFAGCKMRVYGGCKNCKRIWQVLELHSRLCADSDFCRVPLCRNFKQRRRRQKKKDEIKWRILVRKIVRSKSISGMPFFSLESS, encoded by the exons ATGGATCGGAGGAATGAGGAATTTCCTCGTGAAAGAACAGTACCAAATCCGCCTCCATTGCCAACTAACTTGTATGAGAGCAGGTTCATATCACCAATGCGAAGAAGACGACACTGCTCCATTTTTAGTGCTACGAAGAATAAGTGGGATTGCCTCTTTGATGAAGGTTACAGAGCTGATCTCTCAATTAATACAGATAATGGTGGCATCATCTATGCACATGCTACTATTCTG GGTATGTCTTCTCCTGTATTCAGAAGCATGTTGAACTCGAAACAGTCACGAGGCCATCGACGATCAATCTCTATACGTGGGGTTCCACCCGAATCTGTTCAAGTTTTCATCCGATTCTTGTATTCTTCCAG CTATGAAGAAGACAAAATGCAGGAACATGCACTGAATCTATTGGTGCTCTCACATGCATATGTAGTCCCCCATCTAAAGCGAGAATGTGAGCGGCAGCTGCTGGAGCGAGGATTGATAACTACGGACAATGTGGTTGACATCTTTCAGCTTGCACTTTTATGTGATGCCCCTCGCCTTAGCCTCTTTTGTCACCGTTTTATGTTGAAACATTTCAAGGCTATATCTTCCTCACAAGGATGGGAAGCCATGAAAAAAAGCCACCCTGTGCTTGaaaaacagatttttaaatctgtaaCTGATGAGGATATT AGGAAGAAGGAAAGAATGAGAAAAATCAACGAGAGAAAAGTGTATATGCAACTATACGAGGCAATGGAGGCTCTAGTTCACATATGCAAAGATGGTTGTCGAACCATTGGTCCATGCGATAAGGTCTTGAAAAAAGATCAAACACCTTGTAAATATTCAGCATGCAAAGGGCTAGAATTGCTCATTCGTCACTTTGCTGGATGTAAGATGAGAGTTTATGGTGGCTGCAAAAACTGCAAGAGAATCTGGCAAGTTTTGGAACTGCATTCTCGCCTCTGTGCTGATTCGGATTTTTGTAGAGTTCCTTTATGCAG GAATTTCAAGCAGAGGAGGAGGAgacagaagaagaaggatgaaatAAAATGGCGAATATTGGTGAGAAAGATAGTAAGATCCAAGAGCATTTCGGGAATGCCATTCTTCTCATTAGAATCCTCATGA